In Uranotaenia lowii strain MFRU-FL chromosome 2, ASM2978415v1, whole genome shotgun sequence, one genomic interval encodes:
- the LOC129748727 gene encoding uncharacterized protein LOC129748727: MFQSFIALLFTSGFVIVSGRSAPSAFADLSANDQLWQPHGYEHEMIPLMEDDWRPKQQLSRTGCECRPNSKVRYLKTPKIRALLRRNDLELDDPEEAMEHFLEEYLLRLYLKRGLVISPPVVANRRKIYNPKVRTQKQVQNLPAFQHEKASYSDADNYRMSHSSRFYSQEPVPGQLLYPPVSPNFQPTVRPYQNMIGHVLSKPRYVSPKLLPHYLNKTVTVTPSSSSSSSSTNSKVQVRNILQTGFNDPEESSQIKVQNDKRIKYGKNSGYISIPNVKHNSTEVEKL, translated from the exons tGCCCCTAGTGCGTTTGCCGATTTGAGTGCCAACGATCAGCTGTGGCAGCCACATGGCTACGAACACGAAATGATCCCGTTGATGGAAGATGATTGGCGTCCGAAGCAGCAATTATCGAGAACCGGATGTGAGTGTAGACCGAACAGTAAAGTTCGATACTTGAAGACGCCCAAGATCAGGGCCCTTCTGCGACGCAACGATCTAGAGCTGGACGATCCGGAGGAAGCGATGGAACACTTTCTGGAAGAATACCTGCTGAGATTGTACTTGAAACGGGGATTGGTAATTTCTCCACCGGTGGTCGCCAATAGGAGGAAAATTTACAACCCAAAAGTCCGCACTCAAAAGCAG GTTCAAAATCTGCCAGCTTTCCAGCACGAAAAGGCTTCCTACTCGGATGCGGACAACTACCGGATGAGCCACAGCAGTCGTTTTTACAGCCAGGAACCGGTGCCGGGACAGTTGCTCTATCCACCGGTATCGCCAAATTTCCAACCAACTGTGCGGCCCTACCAGAACATGATTGGACACGTGCTTTCCAAACCGAGATACGTTTCACCGAAGTTGCTGCCTCACTATCTCAACAAAACCGTAACTGtgacaccatcatcatcatcatcatcatcatcaaccaaTTCCAAAGTCCAGGTGCGAAACATTCTACAAACTGGGTTCAACGATCCGGAAGAATCTTCCCAAATAAAAGTACAAAATGATAAAAGAATAAAGTATGGTAAAAATTCGGGCTACATTAGCATCCCTAACGTTAAGCATAATAGCACTGAGGTCGAGAAGTTATAA